The Deinococcus betulae sequence TCCAAAGGAACGCGGATCATGCCGCCCGTTCGCAGGCCGATATCGAACATCTCTGCCGGCGAGAGTGACTTTTTGGGGTGAATCGGGTGCGTGAGGCCGTCGTGCGGCTTGCGCATATATATAGAGCAGTAATAGTTAAGAAAGGCGTCCTGGAACTCGTCTACCCAATGTAACTGCTCGACTGGGGGATCTTTTCCACGGTGCGCGGTGTTCTGACCAACGTATCCGATGAACTGTGAGGCGAACTCCCGTTCCACCGTGCCGAAGAAGCGCTCAACGGCACCCTTGTCTGTAGGGGTGTAAGGCCGGCTGATGATAATTGTGATGCCGAGGCGCCGGCAGGCGTCTTGGAAGACTCGGGAAGTGAATATTTTTCCGTTGTCGATGGTCACACTGCTGGGAGCGACGAACCCTTGAGCCGTTAGCTGGACGTCTGGTCCGAGCTGATGTTGATCGATCACGAGTGATTCAGGTGCCCCGACGTATGGATAGCGCATCTGGGACGGCCAGCCAGGCATCATATATTTCGGGTTCACGATGTCGTGGAGCAGAAAGGCAGCATCAACATCCTTAGGTTCCTCAGCATGCAGGCTGAAACCTACGATACCCCTGTGGTAGAGGTCTAACGCAACCAGCATGCGGTACCGGCGAGGTTGGTCCGGGTGGTGAATGCTGCGTAGAAGGATATCCCAGGGGGACACGTCGATCATCACATACTCGCCGAGGCGGCTGGCAATCAGGGTGTAGTGGATCCCCTGAGTATTACGGGCTTTACCCTGGCGGGTCTTGGCTTGCTGGGTGAGTCCTTTTTTTGCGCTGACCATGTCGGTGAGGCGGTAGAGAGTACGGTCGCTGGGGAAGGGAGCGCCTGGGTGATCTGCCTTGTATATGCGTCGAATTCTCCCAATTAGCACACGGCGGGTGACGGTGCTGCTATCCCCGGCTTGATCAGACACCTTTTCGATGATGTCTTGTAGAGCGCGTCCCTTCCATTGGCTGACACGGTGACCCTCGGTACGGCGGTCCCGGAGACCAGCCAGTCCGTTCTGGTAATACTGTTTGCACCAGCGACGAATCGTACGGGTCCCGCACTCCAATTCCTGTGCTGCCGAGCTATAGCGTTTAGTCAGGGTTGTGCTGTCTGGATTAAAATTAGGGCGAGGCTCATTTTGGCCAGGAGTGTCTGCGCGACCAGAACGGAAGCCTGTAAGAACTTCGAGGATGACGCCTTCCAATTCGAGAATTTTGAGGCGTTCTTCTGGGCTGAGTCCCTTCAAGAAGACACGGTCGTGAGGCAAGTACTCTTCGGCTAGCAGGTGGGGATGGAAGCTGTCGTCATTAATGACTT is a genomic window containing:
- a CDS encoding helix-turn-helix domain-containing protein, with the translated sequence VINDDSFHPHLLAEEYLPHDRVFLKGLSPEERLKILELEGVILEVLTGFRSGRADTPGQNEPRPNFNPDSTTLTKRYSSAAQELECGTRTIRRWCKQYYQNGLAGLRDRRTEGHRVSQWKGRALQDIIEKVSDQAGDSSTVTRRVLIGRIRRIYKADHPGAPFPSDRTLYRLTDMVSAKKGLTQQAKTRQGKARNTQGIHYTLIASRLGEYVMIDVSPWDILLRSIHHPDQPRRYRMLVALDLYHRGIVGFSLHAEEPKDVDAAFLLHDIVNPKYMMPGWPSQMRYPYVGAPESLVIDQHQLGPDVQLTAQGFVAPSSVTIDNGKIFTSRVFQDACRRLGITIIISRPYTPTDKGAVERFFGTVEREFASQFIGYVGQNTAHRGKDPPVEQLHWVDEFQDAFLNYYCSIYMRKPHDGLTHPIHPKKSLSPAEMFDIGLRTGGMIRVPLDADVYYQLLPSTTKKVTASGVSSFGLKYDHEGLSFLRGDKRKHEFSYDPRDLRYLYYRNENGVWLRLHRKPADFPHLPFTEAMLRAACSDADVNLRITGEEANERLDIIIRGMEDLTRKRKRSRPEATAASRLSRVEEDRHRTAAPLPIDSPVSAVPPLPSSIPASLTDVEFTTAADDADLTDYFS